In Melanotaenia boesemani isolate fMelBoe1 chromosome 1, fMelBoe1.pri, whole genome shotgun sequence, the genomic window tctctctctctctctctctctttctctctctctctctctctctctctctctctctctctctctctttctctctctcataaTTACACATGGTCTCTCCCCCATTCATATGTGGCCTTTCTCGCACACACTCTCCCTCTCAAATACAAGGTTGCAATTCTTTTTAACTTACGTTGTTATAATAATACTCTGCAATTAATCGTCACATGCGGTATCTACTTATCTATAGCTACGCACCCCCCACTTTACTGCCTGGTCCCCCAACCCCCCCAAGCCCAGTTTGCAAGTAGATGTAACACGGGCATGCGCGGGTTTAGGCGTGCGCGTTAAGTGTGGGCGTGCTATTGACTGCTATGTAGTGATTACCATTCCGGTCGGATGGCACCAGCAAGCCGCTGTAATTAATAACCCCATAATCCGGGTTGGGTATATGTCGGcgaggaacacacacacagattcagGACAGAGTTTTACAGAAATAAGGCGGATCCTTATGTGTAGTTCCATATGAGAAATTATAGCTGCTATTATCCCTCCCAGACAATGATAACTATCTGCTTCAAAAAGAAGATTAAAGGTTTATACAAGTTCAGAGTTCTTGGAAAACCGGATCGCATTATCAGACCTGAACTGAGATTGATGGGATTTCATCACGCTGTCAATAAGGAATTAAGACTTAGAGCAAATTCACATTCGGTGCGTGAAATAATAAATTCAACTTCTGCTGTTGTTTTGCAAACGATTAACAAAACAGATGCTGATACAGAAGTCGGGTCAAAATGTGATTATGATTGTCCCCAACACACTTTGATATACTGATTCGTGGAATTCCAATTCTGattctcttgttttgttttaatccgCATTATTTACAAGAAACAGCAGGTTCCATTAAAATCATGAGATGGGTGTCTTTAAGGATGACCGTTTTGTTCTTTAGAGGATAAataagtatttaaataaaatctgccCTAATGATTTCTGGACTTAAGCTTTCTTAAAGGAAtctggttttttttattttgttttaattttattttattttaatttattttatttatatattggtTGTGGGGGTAGCCTaccttaaattttttattttatttcattttcatgacttTCCTAGTAGAATGAAGAGAGTCGTTTCCTTGAATCAACATCTTTCCAGCCCAATCCACTGAAATGTGTATCACTTGGGCTATCACTGTTGTTCCTTTACACTTAGTCTTCATTAACAGAGTAATGTCCCCATCATCAGCTTTCTCTTTGATGTCGAGTGGTTACATACGACCCGTTTGatgtttcaaattaaataatgacCGGACTCCGACTCTTCTACCTCCAAGAGACCATAACACTTCTAAAAAGCGGTGTAAGAAAACACAGTTTCGCCTTGATGAAGCAATACATAAAAAGGTGAGCAAACCTCTGATCCGCGGATCAAGTCATGACACGACCACCGTCAGTGGGCACAAACTGAATCGTTATTAGTCGGCATCAGGTTGCTTGTGATTTTGTAATAGCTATGAATATTTTGAAATAAGCAAAAATCAAGGCTAAATATGTATCCGTGCaaacttttatataaaaaagaggagaaagtgcttgtaatttttttattttaactaataACACTGAGCTGGATTTCGAGTTTATACAAAGgaaacttttaaatgaaaaaataaaaggaaaaaatcgATTAgtaaaatgacatatttatttatttacttttgagaATTTACATTGAAATTGTGGTGGGACAGACGCGAACAAACACCAAAACGAAATAGACTGGCGAGCCATAAAATGAGATTTGAAACTCCATTCAAATAAGAGCTCGCGACGTCAGTGCACTTATccgagagagaaaaaagtagagaagaaaggggagggagggagggagagggggagagagagagagctccGTTTGGTGTGTGGTTTGTACGAGAGGGGTGAGATTTGAGAAATAGGAGGGGCTTCTAAACGACTAGAAATGTCAATCTGAGCAAGGGAGTCCCAATAATCTAAAGCAATCTGTAAGGACCTGACCTTAGTCCATCCAGATCAATAGGGAAGTGAGggtggaaagaagaagaagaggaagaaataagggGCGCAACCGGATCGTTTACACTGGCTGTTCCTGAGGAAATATAGACTTCCCGTGCTTGCACCTTTTGTTGCTCACATGCTCACACTGTAAAAGTGGATATCGAGGCAATTCCATTGCTTTGTGTGACTACCGCAgacttttccccctttttcctACCAACATGTCTTTCCCTCAGCTGGGATATCAGTACATCCGACCGATATACCCGCCGGAGCGCCAGGGGATCGCCAGCAATGCCCGAGCCGGGACAGAGCTCAGTCCGTCCGGCGCACTTTCCAACGTCCTCTCCACTATGTATGGATCTCCTTTCGCAGCAGCAGCGCAGGGCTATGGAGCCTTTCTACCTTATTCAAACGATATATCTATTTTCAATCAGCTGGTGAGtctctctttcctttctctcccaagtttttcttttcttttctttttaactttagcGCAGAAATATACTGCACATGCCTTTAGAGGAACTTTTGTTGGCACATTTTGAACTTAAACTCAGAGCGCCCAGTGAACTTTGAAGTCGAAACGTCTATgaaatttagttaaaagtaGTTAAAAAGTAACGCATTAACACAGTGTTTATTCTCACCTATTCTCAACATACAATACGCTGAAACTGATAGCAGCGAGTTAATAGAATTATACAATTTGCTGTGGGTTTATAGCTATTTATAAACGCAGAGTGAGCAAAAATATTGGGTTGTCCACCTAAATGATTACTTCAGctaattaaaatgtgaaacatttagTTCATTCAGCTGTGGCGTTTGAAGATGATTATAAAGCAGATTTTACTTCTATTATAACCCCACTGAGGTTTTATTACTGAAAATCAACATGAGGCGTGATTTTGTTCTCCTCCAAGAACTCAAAACAAAGTCTGTTATGATTTTGGGTTGTTATCTATCAAGTCTCATCAATCCTCTTGACTGTCTTTATAGGGTGCTCAGTATGAACTGAAGGACAGTCCCGGTGTCCAGCATCCCGGCTTTGCCCACCATCACCCTGCTTTTTATCCATACGGCCAATATCAATTCGGTGACCCGTCCAGACCCAAAAACGCCACCAGGGAGAGCACCAGCACCCTGAAGGCCTGGCTCAGCGAGCATCGTAAGAACCCCTACCCAACAAAGGGCGAGAAGATAATGTTGGCCATTATCACCAAAATGACCCTAACCCAGGTGTCCACATGGTTCGCCAATGCCAGGAGGCGGCTAAAGAAGGAGAACAAGATGACATGGGCCCCACGGAACCGCACCGATGAAGAGGGAAATGTTTACACCAGTGATCACGAGGGGGAGGAAGGGGATAAGAGGGAGGACGAGGAGGAGATCGACTTGGAGAACATCGACACGGAAAATATTGAGAACAAGGACGACTTGGACGACCAGGACGACCTGCATTCAGATCTTAAACTAGACGGAAGGAGTGACTCTGAAATTTCTGACGGCTATGAGGATTTACAAGGGCCAGATCAGAGGTTTCTAAAGGCTGTGAGGAAAGAGGGCAAAGACACGCAGAGAGGAGGGGAGCACTTCCACAGCCACCACCTCCACTCTTCTTTGGACATCAAAGCGGCCCAACCGAATGGAGAACCGCTCAAACTGAACCCGGTGTCTGTTAGCTCGCCCCCCTCAGAGAACAACCCTGCCCCAGTCCAGAAGCCAAAGATCTGGTCTTTGGCAGAGACAGCCACGGCCCCTGACAATCCGCGCAAATCGCCGCAAATGAACGGCAGCAACTCGGCAGGAACAGCCGCTCAGACCATCATTGCCCCTCACAGACTCCTCTCTTCCTGTCCCGTTGGGAAAATCCAGAACTGGACGAACCGGGCATTTTCGGCTCACCAGTTGGCTTTACTGAACTCTAATCATTATCTGGGACTGGCGAACCAGGCCACAGCCACCGGTCTGGCCCTCTACAGCAGCAGACAAACGGAGGACAAGAGTCATAGTTCAGAGACTCCAGTCACAGGTACATGTCCCCGACACTGAGACGCGCATGTATAAATAACTGCAAAAACAAAGACTTGCCCGTCAttcatttctgttattttagaCCCCTTTTTACCTTCTTTGCctcatgatgtttttcttttttttatttttttattttaaggccACATAGTGTTACAATGTTAACAGgagacggtgtgtgtgtgtgtgtgtgtgtgtgtgtgtgtgtgtgtgtgtgtgtgtgtgtgtgtgtgtgtgtgtgacaaagTGAGACTGTTTTAAGAATGTCAATGAGCAttgtacaaagaaaataaaatactaataataaaaaagaaaaaaaaggaaaaaagacattttttaaaaaaaagttgaatttggtataaaaaaaaacgaaaaaaaagaaagaaaaaaagctgtccTAATTTTATGTCCCTTCCTTATTCTATCTGTTCCATTTGTTCACACATTTGTATTTAATGCTCTCCATGAAACCTTCAGCTAGTTTTAACTTTCAATTCTCTGAAACCCACAATGGGCCATGACAACAGGAACTTCAATTAGcgcattttaattttctttagtgCAGTTTCAGAAAGATCTAGTGCCTtggatgcaaagaaaaaaagaaaaaaggaaaacagcttTCCAGCCAGTTCAAAGACAAAGCTTGTCAGTTAATGACATTtgggaatttttttattttgatgccgtatcatttttcttttttaaaattccacATTTACTGAAATTAGCTTTGATTATaagatttcttttattattattttgttttatctaagTGTGCGCGCTTGTGTTATTTCGTCGAGGCCTGTGTTGCACTCACTTGTTTGGTCATGCAAATGAGCTCAATGCAAATTCACTTTAGGCTCGTTTTTAAAGGCAATTGTCACTTTCATATTACTTTGTGTTTTAGCTCTTCGCGAAGCTATTATTAGTgtttttcacacttttttttttttacccctgtGTGTTTAATTTCAGGCCTCAGAACTAACTAGAAGCAGCGATGGTTGTCTCGGCTCTCCCCCCCtcattctcttttttcctccttttaatTTCAAGTCTAATAtggaatgtaaaataaaaatgatacaCCTCTGTATAGCCTACTTACATTGTAAGCATGTCCTGTGTAAAACTGCTAATGTAATAATGTATGAACCTGTAGTctgtgaggttttttttttctctctctctctttatttttttggtaaGTTCTGTGAGGAtttgatgttaaaatgttttgtatatAAAGTTAAGAATATGTACATACTTGTGAACCAAATTGTACAAGAAAGTTTATATTTTGGCTAATAAATGAACTGctgcaacttaaaaaaaatgctgttttctggACAAAGTATTTTGACAGCTGCTTTTGATGGCTGATATTGTGGACTGCAGCTTGAAGTGcacagttttagtttttatgtgcgtgtgtttgtgtgcgtgtgttagTGGACAGCCTGGGGCACAGACTTCATCCTCCGTGGCAGTGATAAGTAAATATTCGAGAGGGATTTATAACACTTTTATAGTAGGGGGACTTAAGGCTAATTAGCCAGTGCTGCGGCATACATTTGGATATTAATGTTGTGGGATTATCCCTATAGAGGCGTAGCGGTTGCATTAAAACGAATAATTCTTTCATTAATTTTCGTCAAAAAGTAAGCTTTAAAAGGAGACTTTAGGTAATGAATGGCTGATAGAGCATCGTTGGGGACTTGGTGGGAATGCTTCAGATGATCCTAAAGATGGATTTTGGCTTTGCAGCGCAACTCTCAGCTCTCATCTTGCTCAATTTGTAATGCTTCTGCTCTTCACATACATCATACATTTTCCTCAACAAACGCAGCTCTATGATATAATTGTAATATATGGTGGCTGTATAACTAATAATAacatcatttattttgtttgcccGTGATGTGATCATTTGCATGCGTGAGCCCTTATCAGAGGAAGTTTATGTAAACTTAGTGTTGGAGCTCCCTCTACAGTCACACGCGGTTGGACATGCTCTGgtgcacagacacacatttttctgttcttttattctttGCCACCTTTGgctcattttttattcatttgatgaaaaaaattCGATAAAAAACAATTCgtattgtttaaataaacccATAATTCATGTTGTCaatctattctattctgatGTGGCACATCAGACAAAGTGtgctcctttttatttttaatacttttaaaaatctgGAATAGATTTGAAaataaagcatgaaaaaaatatttttttttttattttgctcgaACGTTTAAGAGACAAAATCAAAGAGGCGTTTTAGTTGAAGTCACAGCCGTCAGAAAAgacttaataaaacaaaacctataaatagataaatagattttttttcttttacactcgCCAAAAGGTTGTGtattgaaattttattttatgtttgtcatATTTAACTTGAGGGTTAGATGTCTTCTCAGTTAAAAGCGCATTCAGTTATTTCAGCCCATGTCTCTTTGAATTgcagataaaattaaattaaacttttatagAAATCAGAGGTCAGCGAGGTatataaaaaactttaattgtTCATATAAAGGCTTTAAAAATCTTAAACTAATACGTTTTATTTGAAAACGtctaaatgtgttattttaaatacagttttatttctcCTGTATGTGTGTTAAAGTTTGCATGAACGCACGCGGAGACGCGTTGTCTGTCACACATTCCTCGACTCAGCTGGTCaacaatatattttaatgtgCGCCAGTCAAGCCAGCAGAGGCAGATGAAAAGCGCTGATTCGTCAGAGCCGTATCCACTCCAGGTTTAGAAAGTGCTTTAAACAAACCCCAACACAGCTGAGGGAAACACTCCGGAGTCTTTTGGAGCTGCTCACACCATGTTGCCTTCCTGTCTAATCAATTATCTTCCTAGAGAGCTGCATGTAAGCGCGAGTTGCATATTCATAAGTGGCATCAGCCAGCTGATTGATATaatttctctctccctccccctctctcttttttcgtgctctccttttttttttttttttttaataaattcttcattttgttgaaaacaaactttataaagTTGCGCTTTATGCTTTATGCTTTATGCGCTGGAACCCTGGTGAACTTCCCCCCAAAAATTCAgtgctttataataaaaaaaaaattaaaaataaaacttaacataaattaaagtttgaaaaatttatACCATAAATAATAGTAACACATAACAAAATGGTGGGCACACCATAAAGATGTGTATTTCCTCACAGCTTACAGGATGTTTGCTCCTGAGGGGCCCACAACAAGCCCCCTCTTGATCATGGGGATTCAGTTGAAATGCTACTGAACGACCAGTGATCATGTCTAGAGCTCAGGGCCTCTCCTCTGATCAGTGCATGAAATTAGGGATTAAAATGCCTCTGCAGAAACAAAGTAATCATGCCTGCTTATGTCGCCATACGTGTCCAACCTGCTCCCGGTTACAAAGAGCAAATGGAATGCATTACCTTACATTTTGTTCAGAGCTACACAGGGACCATTTCCAGGGGGGCCCACGGTGTGTAACTCATTTCCCCACACGTTAAGTGGATGTTCTCCTGGCTAATGAGCAATAATCAACACTGACTCTTCTCCTTATTTCTGAGGTCTAGGCTGTGTAAAGGTTGAGAGTTGGATGTGACGCACTGCAGCCATCCACTGACTGAAAGACTAGAAGTAACCTATTCATCAACTAAGCAAAAGCAAAGAAGTAAAGATAGAAGTTAAAAATTTGACACTgtggatttttctgtttcagaatAAAGGAACTAAGAAAAGTGCGTTAAAGAAAATTTGTCCAGCTGAGCTTCATGACTTCTTGACCTCTTTAAAAAGCAACAGAGTCTCAAGTATAGACTCTgtcttttaatcataaaataattcattagTATTTCTGTCGTATTAAGACTGTGGGAAATATTGAAAAAtttgaaaaagtgaaaacaaattgtatttaatttccCATCTAATCACATTGTTTTGTCCTGAGTACTGCTGACTGCTGCTTGCTTTTTCCCTCAATACTGTGAGACATTAGTACACGGAGTAACATGGGCGGAAAAAGTAATGCACTGTTAAACAGCTATTTAGAAGGGGAAAAATCTGAGAAAGATGGAATCATTAAAAGGAAATCTAATCTGTCTTTCGACGCATTCATTGATCTGGGAAAAGGTGGACGGCAGGCGGCTGAAAGGGTCTGGCCAATGGAGCCATCAGAGGACCATGTGTGAATGGGGAGAAACCACGGAGTAAATAAACACTAGAGCAGCCCTTTGGAGGGGGCCAGAGGTGCCCTGTGAAAGAGGAGGCCGCTGCAAATAAAGAAGGTCACTCTTGCGTTTTCATCTCATCCACCCCTTCTGTCATTGTAGCCTCACCACCAGCAGCACCCCCTCCTCCCCCAACCTGGACGGCTCTGCCACACCCCATCC contains:
- the irx3a gene encoding iroquois-class homeodomain protein IRX-3a isoform X2; its protein translation is MSFPQLGYQYIRPIYPPERQGIASNARAGTELSPSGALSNVLSTMYGSPFAAAAQGYGAFLPYSNDISIFNQLGAQYELKDSPGVQHPGFAHHHPAFYPYGQYQFGDPSRPKNATRESTSTLKAWLSEHRKNPYPTKGEKIMLAIITKMTLTQVSTWFANARRRLKKENKMTWAPRNRTDEEGNVYTSDHEGEEGDKREDEEEIDLENIDTENIENKDDLDDQDDLHSDLKLDGRSDSEISDGYEDLQGPDQRFLKAVRKEGKDTQRGGEHFHSHHLHSSLDIKAAQPNGEPLKLNPVSVSSPPSENNPAPVQKPKIWSLAETATAPDNPRKSPQMNGSNSAGTAAQTIIAPHRLLSSCPVGKIQNWTNRAFSAHQLALLNSNHYLGLANQATATGLALYSSRQTEDKSHSSETPVTGLRTN
- the irx3a gene encoding iroquois-class homeodomain protein IRX-3a isoform X1; protein product: MSFPQLGYQYIRPIYPPERQGIASNARAGTELSPSGALSNVLSTMYGSPFAAAAQGYGAFLPYSNDISIFNQLGAQYELKDSPGVQHPGFAHHHPAFYPYGQYQFGDPSRPKNATRESTSTLKAWLSEHRKNPYPTKGEKIMLAIITKMTLTQVSTWFANARRRLKKENKMTWAPRNRTDEEGNVYTSDHEGEEGDKREDEEEIDLENIDTENIENKDDLDDQDDLHSDLKLDGRSDSEISDGYEDLQGPDQRFLKAVRKEGKDTQRGGEHFHSHHLHSSLDIKAAQPNGEPLKLNPVSVSSPPSENNPAPVQKPKIWSLAETATAPDNPRKSPQMNGSNSAGTAAQTIIAPHRLLSSCPVGKIQNWTNRAFSAHQLALLNSNHYLGLANQATATGLALYSSRQTEDKSHSSETPVTGTCPRH